A part of Streptomyces sp. DSM 40750 genomic DNA contains:
- a CDS encoding ABC transporter substrate-binding protein, which yields MESSRGQVTGGGTGGRPFSRRWFLGAGSASLLTAGLGTGLTACGSGGGAGGDGKTITAFVYGDDAVKVQQAGVDRFNKSAAAKKAGGTVKLQKVPGSDYSPKLRTAMGSPSAPDVFFNWGGGSIKPYEEAGKLVDLTDIIEGDPVLKDGFLPSVLASGDLGGRHYGIPMRGMQPVILFYNKAVFTEHKLQPPTTWDQLLDINAKLKKAKITPFALGGSDIWPELMWLEYLVDRIGGPEVFKRIQDGDAEGWGDPAVLKAAELVKELIDDGAFGSKFTSVSYVNGGAPAVFARGKAAMHLMGSWEYSTQLGKFPDFAKTNLGWAAFPTVEGGTGDVRNVVGNPTNYWSINARTKNKDLAVGFLKDCASKEYAQALIDNGDVPTTSNAADLLASSPNPEYAKFQYDMVEKAPAFTLSWDQALGDGLGTKMHTEIGKLFAGQSSPSEFVTACKGLK from the coding sequence ATGGAGTCGAGTAGAGGTCAGGTCACCGGCGGCGGCACGGGTGGCCGGCCGTTCAGCAGGCGCTGGTTCCTCGGTGCCGGTTCCGCCTCGTTGCTCACCGCGGGACTCGGCACCGGCCTCACCGCCTGCGGCTCCGGCGGCGGCGCGGGCGGCGACGGCAAGACGATCACCGCGTTCGTGTACGGCGACGACGCGGTGAAGGTCCAGCAGGCGGGCGTCGACCGGTTCAACAAGTCGGCCGCGGCGAAGAAGGCCGGCGGCACGGTCAAGCTGCAGAAGGTCCCCGGTTCCGACTACTCCCCCAAGCTCCGTACGGCGATGGGCTCCCCCAGCGCCCCGGACGTCTTCTTCAACTGGGGCGGCGGCTCCATCAAGCCGTACGAGGAGGCGGGCAAGCTCGTCGACCTCACCGACATCATCGAGGGCGACCCGGTCCTCAAGGACGGCTTCCTGCCCTCGGTCCTCGCCTCCGGCGACCTGGGGGGCCGCCACTACGGCATCCCGATGCGCGGCATGCAGCCGGTGATCCTCTTCTACAACAAGGCCGTCTTCACCGAGCACAAGCTTCAACCCCCCACCACCTGGGACCAGTTGCTCGACATCAACGCCAAGCTGAAGAAGGCGAAGATCACCCCCTTCGCCCTCGGCGGCTCCGACATCTGGCCCGAGCTGATGTGGCTGGAGTACCTGGTCGACCGTATCGGCGGCCCCGAGGTCTTCAAGCGCATCCAGGACGGCGACGCCGAGGGCTGGGGAGACCCCGCCGTCCTCAAGGCCGCCGAACTGGTGAAGGAACTCATCGACGACGGCGCCTTCGGCTCCAAGTTCACCTCGGTGTCGTACGTCAACGGCGGCGCCCCCGCGGTCTTCGCGCGCGGCAAGGCGGCCATGCACCTGATGGGCTCCTGGGAGTACTCCACGCAGCTCGGCAAGTTCCCGGACTTCGCCAAGACGAACCTGGGCTGGGCCGCCTTCCCGACCGTCGAGGGCGGCACGGGCGACGTGCGCAACGTCGTCGGCAACCCCACCAACTACTGGTCCATCAACGCCCGTACGAAGAACAAGGACCTGGCGGTCGGCTTCCTCAAGGACTGCGCGTCAAAGGAGTACGCGCAGGCCCTCATCGACAACGGCGACGTCCCGACCACCTCGAACGCGGCCGACCTCCTCGCCTCCTCGCCCAACCCCGAGTACGCGAAGTTCCAGTACGACATGGTGGAGAAGGCCCCGGCCTTCACGCTCTCCTGGGACCAGGCGCTCGGCGACGGCCTCGGCACCAAGATGCACACGGAGATAGGCAAGCTGTTCGCGGGACAGTCCTCGCCGAGCGAGTTCGTGACGGCCTGCAAGGGGCTGAAGTGA